One Owenweeksia hongkongensis DSM 17368 genomic region harbors:
- a CDS encoding class I SAM-dependent methyltransferase, translating to MTQNEIDFICKNNSFIKELISQDPVKLLFKHGKDEGKKLLIGQIASRQRIKKKLPSWYDNYNLIFLPGLSLEQSSSEDTATLKAKLISGKHLLDITGGLGVDSYFLSHNFEQTTYVEQNPELFKVASHNLSSLSKRIRTVCDDGLDILKSSDADVVYIDPYRRDSSNQKMVSLADCEPNVLDIQPLLTQRKRITYIKASPMLSIHSTLEELQDVSEVWIISNRNECKEVIFKLQENQDSAVKVRTFNLGLGETEEFEFELSPNVKTDISFSEPLTYLYEPNASILKSGGQDFLAKKLALNKLHPNSNFFTSSEKVDDFQGKSFEIIEVLTPFHPSLKKGRFNVISRNFPKKANEIEKKLKLLSHKEDYLLATKTIGEKHIFIKAKLL from the coding sequence ATGACTCAAAACGAGATAGATTTTATTTGTAAAAACAATTCTTTTATAAAAGAACTCATCAGTCAAGACCCTGTAAAACTCCTTTTTAAACATGGCAAGGACGAAGGCAAAAAACTACTGATTGGACAGATTGCATCTCGCCAAAGGATTAAAAAGAAGTTGCCTTCATGGTATGATAATTACAATCTCATATTTCTACCAGGACTCAGCCTCGAGCAATCAAGCTCAGAAGATACTGCGACTTTAAAAGCTAAACTCATTTCCGGAAAACACTTGCTCGATATTACAGGAGGCCTGGGTGTAGATAGTTATTTTCTCTCACACAATTTTGAGCAAACTACCTATGTAGAGCAAAATCCAGAACTTTTTAAGGTAGCGAGTCACAATCTGAGTTCATTGAGTAAACGAATTAGAACCGTTTGCGATGATGGCTTAGATATTTTGAAAAGTAGCGATGCGGATGTGGTATATATAGATCCTTACCGAAGAGATTCTAGCAATCAAAAAATGGTTTCGCTAGCAGATTGTGAACCTAATGTATTGGACATACAGCCTTTGCTCACACAAAGGAAGCGAATCACTTACATCAAGGCCAGCCCCATGTTGAGCATCCATAGCACCTTAGAAGAACTTCAAGATGTAAGTGAAGTATGGATAATCAGCAATCGAAATGAATGCAAAGAGGTTATTTTCAAACTACAAGAAAATCAAGATTCAGCTGTAAAGGTTAGGACTTTTAACTTAGGGCTTGGAGAAACAGAAGAATTCGAATTTGAGCTCTCCCCTAATGTTAAAACTGATATCTCCTTTTCCGAACCATTGACTTACCTGTATGAACCTAATGCTTCAATTTTAAAAAGTGGTGGTCAGGATTTTTTAGCTAAAAAATTAGCTTTAAACAAATTACACCCAAACAGTAACTTTTTTACTTCATCTGAAAAGGTTGACGATTTTCAAGGGAAATCTTTTGAAATTATAGAAGTACTCACCCCATTTCATCCTTCATTAAAAAAAGGACGCTTCAATGTAATTAGCCGAAACTTCCCAAAGAAGGCAAACGAAATAGAAAAGAAACTAAAACTACTTTCCCATAAAGAAGACTATTTGCTTGCCACAAAAACCATTGGCGAAAAGCACATTTTCATCAAGGCAAAATTACTGTAA
- a CDS encoding DUF7948 domain-containing protein, translated as MNIKACHSVLILFFLFLGSCPLIGQEATFIPNNGQWEGDFEYKTNLSSGAAFFDKNGFYTLLIPGEGHHHHSHEGSGKPVTEKQQAVNIRMNWVNGQAEKLIPTKSTNYYRNYILGKKPSRWKTKVSVFEELIYQNIYPGVDVKYYSTEGLFKYDLYLASGVPASTIKMKYSGIKSIEVKRNRLNIITELGNIEEWIPEAYQEIGDQKKKVNCYYIVEGNTVSFKLGKHDTNYPVVIDPILVFSSFSGSIANNFGFTATYDNHGNFYGGGAALNVGFQGTPGVVQIPFGGGPMDVTINKFSSDGTSLLYATHLGGGRSDAPHSLNITPQNELLILGNTDSDNFPTTTGAFQTNFVQGPNFSNSATFPYYNKGSNIFVAKLSSDGTNLISSSLLGDSGGDGINMKIYRNYGDRFRGDILALSNGNIAFTSSSLSKNLPLINNGINTTGSDQNAIVVVMNSSLSQIVWGSYFGGDVHESGYSVKSDGTYLYVAGATNSASIPASTGGLNSSNIGKLDGYIAKFQISNGALIQSTYLGGAEDDQAFFLDIDKDNNIYIHGQTESTIPVSSNTYGTSGAQQFIQKLNNNLTTLQWSTNVGTGTKSDWVPTAFMVDRCYNIYMSGWNGGSNTSVATGGFSSNNTNGLPTSPDAFQNTTDGSDFYFMILTKDAQSFLFGSYFGGTSEEHVDGGTSRFSPDGVIYQAVCAGCFGGTFPTTPNSYSPTKPNNDCNLGAIKIDFQQTVRANATIDPVMGIDTICDTLFVNFSNTSIHANKFHWDFGNGQTSNLYQPSVKYTAFGSYTITLVAEDTVCDLSDTSSIVINHQQGATVIADFEASYAGCNNNYEANFKNYSSNTDTYEWDFGDGSTSNLQEPTHSFPDTGTYKVQLISISSDCNRRDTLTKIVTFSDTVITPNVFTSYPDCSDGKIEVTIENNRKRYNYRWIYNGKGFSGAHPEIRFQQRGLHKVMLTIEDTLCNATHDFAFDLNVQTINKSTFIPNSFTPDGDGINDQFEIFGENCKDSDYMRIYNRWGQLIFQTNSPFDTYWDGTYKGKPVPQGVYTFSLKTGEDVTKNTVLLIR; from the coding sequence ATGAACATTAAAGCTTGTCATAGCGTCCTCATACTCTTCTTCCTATTCTTAGGAAGTTGCCCTTTGATAGGGCAAGAAGCTACCTTTATTCCAAATAACGGTCAGTGGGAAGGCGATTTTGAATATAAAACCAACCTAAGCAGTGGGGCCGCATTTTTTGACAAAAACGGCTTCTACACTCTCCTCATTCCTGGTGAAGGACACCACCATCATTCCCATGAAGGAAGTGGTAAGCCTGTAACTGAAAAGCAACAAGCCGTAAACATACGGATGAACTGGGTAAATGGGCAAGCAGAAAAACTCATACCAACCAAAAGTACCAACTACTACCGCAACTATATTCTAGGTAAAAAACCCTCCCGCTGGAAAACGAAAGTATCTGTATTTGAAGAACTGATCTACCAAAATATTTACCCTGGAGTAGATGTGAAATATTACAGTACCGAAGGGCTGTTTAAGTATGATTTGTATTTAGCCTCTGGCGTTCCGGCTTCTACAATCAAAATGAAATACTCGGGAATTAAATCAATTGAAGTTAAGAGGAATCGCCTGAATATTATCACCGAACTTGGAAATATTGAAGAATGGATTCCGGAAGCATATCAGGAAATAGGTGACCAAAAGAAAAAGGTAAACTGTTACTATATAGTAGAAGGAAACACAGTGAGTTTTAAACTCGGAAAGCATGATACAAATTACCCCGTGGTTATAGATCCAATATTGGTATTCTCGTCTTTCTCAGGTAGTATTGCTAATAACTTTGGTTTTACCGCCACTTATGACAATCATGGTAATTTTTATGGTGGTGGAGCCGCACTTAACGTTGGTTTTCAAGGTACCCCCGGTGTTGTTCAAATTCCTTTTGGTGGTGGCCCAATGGATGTTACGATTAATAAATTTTCAAGTGACGGTACAAGTTTACTATATGCAACGCATTTAGGTGGTGGACGGTCTGACGCACCTCACAGTCTTAATATAACTCCACAAAATGAACTACTGATTTTAGGCAATACCGATTCTGATAATTTTCCTACCACTACCGGAGCTTTTCAAACGAATTTTGTACAAGGGCCTAATTTTTCAAATTCAGCAACCTTTCCCTACTATAATAAAGGATCAAACATTTTTGTAGCAAAGCTGAGTAGTGACGGAACAAACCTTATTTCATCTTCCCTTTTAGGCGATAGCGGTGGCGATGGTATAAACATGAAAATTTATAGAAATTATGGTGACCGTTTTCGCGGAGATATTTTAGCACTTTCCAATGGAAACATTGCATTTACATCAAGCTCTCTTTCTAAAAACTTACCATTAATCAACAATGGAATAAACACCACTGGGTCTGATCAAAATGCCATTGTAGTAGTCATGAATTCTAGTCTATCTCAAATTGTGTGGGGCTCATATTTTGGTGGTGACGTCCATGAGTCAGGTTATTCCGTAAAATCAGATGGGACCTATCTCTATGTGGCTGGAGCTACCAACAGCGCCTCAATTCCTGCTTCTACGGGAGGTCTAAATTCTTCTAACATAGGTAAGTTAGACGGCTATATTGCAAAATTTCAAATTTCTAATGGAGCACTCATTCAAAGCACCTATTTGGGAGGAGCAGAAGATGATCAAGCCTTCTTTTTAGATATTGACAAAGACAACAACATTTATATCCATGGTCAAACTGAAAGTACCATTCCTGTTTCCAGCAATACTTATGGTACTAGCGGGGCGCAGCAATTCATTCAAAAGTTAAATAATAATTTAACCACTTTACAGTGGAGTACTAATGTGGGAACAGGAACCAAAAGTGATTGGGTTCCCACAGCCTTTATGGTAGATCGCTGCTATAATATTTATATGAGCGGTTGGAATGGAGGTTCGAATACTTCGGTTGCGACTGGTGGTTTTTCTTCAAATAACACAAATGGTCTCCCTACTTCTCCTGATGCTTTTCAAAATACCACAGATGGAAGTGATTTCTATTTCATGATACTGACTAAAGACGCCCAATCCTTTCTGTTTGGAAGTTATTTTGGCGGAACCTCTGAAGAACATGTGGATGGAGGAACGAGCCGATTTAGCCCGGACGGTGTGATTTATCAGGCTGTATGTGCTGGCTGCTTTGGAGGGACATTTCCTACTACTCCAAACTCATACTCTCCTACAAAGCCAAACAATGATTGTAATCTTGGAGCCATAAAAATCGACTTTCAGCAAACTGTTCGGGCAAATGCCACCATTGACCCAGTTATGGGTATTGATACTATTTGTGATACACTTTTTGTGAATTTTTCAAATACTAGTATACATGCTAATAAGTTTCACTGGGACTTTGGAAATGGGCAAACTTCAAACTTATATCAACCAAGCGTTAAGTACACCGCATTTGGTAGCTATACCATTACTTTAGTGGCCGAGGATACTGTTTGTGATTTATCAGATACTTCCTCCATTGTGATTAATCATCAACAGGGCGCCACGGTAATTGCCGATTTTGAAGCTTCTTATGCAGGCTGTAATAATAACTACGAGGCTAATTTTAAAAATTACTCAAGCAATACTGATACCTATGAATGGGATTTTGGTGATGGAAGCACTTCCAATTTACAAGAGCCTACTCACTCCTTTCCTGATACAGGTACTTACAAAGTTCAATTAATCTCAATCAGTTCGGACTGTAACAGACGGGATACCTTAACCAAAATTGTCACTTTTTCAGATACAGTAATTACTCCTAATGTTTTTACCTCCTACCCTGATTGCAGTGATGGAAAAATTGAAGTGACTATTGAAAACAATCGTAAACGTTATAATTACCGTTGGATTTATAACGGCAAAGGATTTAGCGGAGCACACCCTGAGATTAGGTTTCAACAAAGAGGACTCCATAAGGTAATGCTTACTATTGAGGACACTCTTTGTAATGCTACCCACGATTTTGCTTTTGACCTAAATGTACAAACCATCAATAAATCTACCTTCATCCCAAATTCATTTACCCCTGATGGGGATGGTATAAATGATCAATTTGAAATATTTGGTGAAAATTGTAAAGACAGTGACTACATGCGTATTTACAACCGCTGGGGACAATTGATTTTTCAAACCAACAGTCCATTCGATACCTATTGGGACGGTACCTATAAAGGTAAACCCGTCCCACAAGGTGTATATACTTTTTCGCTAAAAACCGGTGAAGATGTAACCAAAAATACGGTATTGCTTATCCGCTAA
- the hutH gene encoding histidine ammonia-lyase — MADTKVHNISAAHISLKGLYEMFSENLEVQLSDEAKKSIDACREYLDNKIKEAEDPIYGINTGFGSLYNITIEGHDLSQLQENLVKSHSCGTGAEVPQELVKLMLLLKAQSLSYGHSGISRQVVERLLYFYNNELLPKVFEQGSLGASGDLAPLAHLSLPLLGEGEMYMDGELKPAAEVLKEHNLSAIELQSKEGLALLNGTQFMASYGCSALFKGLKLSYLADLIATASLEGFDGRPEPFDPLIHHARPHNGQIKTAEAVREFLEGSELIGRKKQHVQDPYSFRCIPQVHGATKDALEYVQKVFTTEINSVTDNPKIFPEADKIISGGNFHGQTLAIALDMLAIATAELANISERRTYLLVSGQRALPTYLVATPGLNSGLMIAQYTAASIVSKNKQLCTPASVDSIVSSNGQEDHVSMGANAATKAWQVVDNLETVLAIELICASQALYFRDDKTSPFIESFIETFRQEVPFIDKDRILSNDIARAKAFIADLEIDSELIF, encoded by the coding sequence ATGGCCGACACTAAGGTTCACAATATATCAGCAGCCCATATCTCACTAAAGGGGCTGTATGAAATGTTTAGCGAAAATCTGGAAGTTCAACTTTCGGATGAAGCAAAGAAAAGCATTGACGCTTGTCGCGAATATTTAGACAACAAAATAAAGGAAGCAGAAGATCCCATTTATGGTATAAATACTGGCTTTGGGTCTTTGTATAATATTACCATTGAAGGGCATGACCTTTCGCAGCTACAGGAAAACCTTGTGAAATCTCATAGCTGCGGAACAGGAGCAGAGGTGCCACAGGAGTTAGTGAAGTTGATGCTTTTGCTAAAAGCTCAGTCTTTGTCTTATGGCCATTCGGGTATTAGCCGCCAAGTGGTGGAGCGCCTTCTTTATTTTTATAATAATGAGCTGTTGCCAAAAGTATTTGAGCAAGGTTCATTGGGCGCCTCTGGTGATTTGGCGCCATTGGCACATCTTTCATTGCCATTACTTGGCGAAGGGGAAATGTACATGGATGGCGAGTTGAAACCTGCGGCTGAAGTGCTCAAAGAGCACAATCTTTCTGCCATTGAGCTTCAATCAAAAGAAGGTTTGGCTTTGCTTAACGGAACACAGTTTATGGCCAGCTATGGTTGCTCGGCACTTTTCAAAGGGTTGAAGTTAAGCTATCTGGCAGACCTGATTGCAACAGCTTCACTTGAAGGTTTTGACGGTCGTCCTGAGCCTTTTGATCCGTTGATTCATCATGCTCGTCCGCACAATGGACAGATAAAAACAGCTGAGGCTGTGCGCGAGTTTTTGGAAGGCAGCGAGCTTATAGGTCGCAAAAAGCAACATGTTCAGGATCCTTATTCTTTCCGTTGTATCCCTCAGGTACATGGTGCTACCAAGGATGCTTTGGAATACGTTCAAAAGGTATTTACCACCGAAATCAATTCGGTTACGGATAATCCAAAGATTTTCCCTGAAGCTGATAAAATCATCAGCGGAGGAAATTTCCATGGTCAAACTTTGGCCATAGCCCTGGATATGCTGGCCATCGCAACAGCTGAATTAGCCAATATTTCAGAGCGTAGAACTTACCTTTTGGTGAGCGGACAGAGAGCATTGCCTACTTATTTAGTGGCAACTCCCGGGCTCAATTCAGGTTTGATGATTGCTCAGTATACAGCTGCATCTATCGTTAGTAAAAACAAGCAGCTTTGTACACCTGCTTCTGTTGACTCTATTGTTTCGTCTAACGGGCAGGAAGATCACGTGAGTATGGGGGCCAATGCAGCAACTAAGGCTTGGCAGGTAGTTGATAATCTGGAAACTGTTTTGGCTATTGAGCTAATTTGTGCTTCTCAAGCTCTTTACTTTAGAGATGATAAAACTTCGCCCTTTATAGAATCGTTCATTGAAACTTTCCGCCAGGAGGTTCCATTTATTGATAAGGATAGGATTCTGTCAAATGACATTGCAAGAGCGAAAGCATTTATTGCAGATCTAGAAATAGACAGCGAGCTTATCTTTTAG
- the hisS gene encoding histidine--tRNA ligase translates to MSVKPSLPKGTRDLLPEAMQKREYILSVLKEVFRKYGFLPIETPAMENLGTLTGKYGEEGDRLIFKILNSGDFIKKSNKDAFVADDSNAFGQSVSEKALRYDLTVPFARFVVQNQNDLHFPFKRFQIQPVWRADRPQKGRFREFYQCDADAVGSDSLLLELEFIRMYDEVFKTLGVDAAIHMNNRKLLGGLAAALGITERLGEFTIILDKLDKIGEEGVRKELDKNGFDPKVGDGLFEIIGATGSNEERLEVVSKLVSSTEVGAKGVEEAKFLLENLKQLNLKNEVVLDISLARGLDYYTGAIFEVKAKNVEMGSIGGGGRYDDLTGIFGIKNLSGIGISFGLDRIQIVMEELNLFTDEQVASTEVMFVNFGEKESLFSLTLANDLRDLGVKAEVYPDNAKMKKQLDFANKKNIPNVVMIGSQEMEAGKFSMKNMLSGEQKEYSRIELLEHFSTQKGNQYGRH, encoded by the coding sequence ATGTCTGTAAAACCGAGCTTGCCTAAGGGCACACGCGATTTGTTGCCAGAGGCGATGCAAAAACGCGAATATATTCTGAGCGTTTTAAAAGAGGTGTTTCGTAAATATGGCTTTTTGCCTATCGAAACTCCAGCTATGGAAAACCTTGGCACCCTTACCGGAAAGTATGGTGAAGAAGGTGATCGCTTGATTTTTAAAATATTGAACTCTGGAGATTTCATTAAGAAATCAAATAAAGATGCCTTTGTAGCGGATGATTCCAATGCGTTTGGCCAGTCTGTTTCTGAGAAAGCTCTTCGCTACGATCTTACTGTGCCCTTTGCGCGCTTCGTAGTGCAAAACCAAAATGATCTTCATTTTCCTTTTAAGCGTTTTCAAATTCAACCGGTTTGGCGTGCAGACCGACCACAAAAAGGGCGCTTCCGCGAGTTTTATCAATGCGATGCTGATGCGGTAGGATCTGACTCTTTGCTTTTAGAGCTGGAGTTTATCCGCATGTATGACGAGGTTTTCAAAACACTTGGCGTGGATGCAGCCATTCACATGAATAATAGAAAACTCCTAGGTGGTTTAGCCGCAGCGCTGGGCATTACCGAAAGGTTAGGAGAGTTTACCATCATTTTGGATAAGCTAGATAAGATTGGTGAGGAAGGCGTAAGAAAAGAATTGGACAAAAATGGTTTTGACCCAAAAGTAGGAGATGGCCTTTTTGAAATAATAGGAGCTACAGGAAGTAATGAAGAGCGATTGGAAGTAGTTTCCAAATTGGTTTCTTCTACTGAAGTTGGCGCCAAAGGAGTAGAGGAAGCTAAGTTTTTACTGGAAAATTTAAAGCAGCTAAATCTTAAAAATGAAGTAGTGCTGGACATTAGCCTGGCCCGTGGATTGGACTATTACACAGGAGCCATCTTTGAGGTGAAAGCCAAGAATGTAGAAATGGGCTCCATCGGTGGCGGTGGTCGCTATGATGACCTTACCGGTATTTTTGGAATAAAAAACCTTTCGGGAATTGGTATTTCATTTGGCTTGGATCGCATCCAAATTGTGATGGAAGAGCTGAATTTGTTTACCGATGAGCAAGTAGCTTCTACGGAAGTGATGTTTGTGAACTTTGGCGAAAAGGAAAGTCTTTTCAGCCTTACTTTGGCGAATGATCTTCGTGACCTTGGCGTAAAAGCGGAAGTGTATCCGGATAATGCCAAAATGAAAAAGCAACTGGATTTTGCCAATAAAAAGAATATTCCAAACGTGGTAATGATAGGTAGCCAGGAGATGGAGGCCGGAAAATTTAGCATGAAAAATATGCTGAGCGGGGAGCAGAAAGAATACAGCCGCATCGAATTACTAGAACATTTTTCTACTCAAAAAGGAAACCAATATGGCCGACACTAA